One Lepisosteus oculatus isolate fLepOcu1 chromosome 4, fLepOcu1.hap2, whole genome shotgun sequence genomic window, tacaataggagctacagtccagtacaggagaacagtctgttacaataggagctacagtccagtacaggagaacagtccagttacaataggagctacagtccagtacaggagaacagtccagttacaataggggctacagtccagtacaggagaacagtccagttacaataggggctacagtccagtacaggagaacagtccagttacaataggggctacagtccagtacaggagaacagtcctgttacaataggagctacagtccagtacaggagaacagtcctgttacaataggagctacagtccagtacaggagaacagtctgttacaataggagctacagtccagtacaggagaacagtctgttacaataggagctacagtccagtacagtagaccagtcctgttacaataggagctacagtccagtacaggagaacagtctgttacaataggagctacagtccagtacaggagaacagtctgttacaataggagctacagtccagtacaggagaacagtctgttacaataggagctacagtccagtacaggagaacagtcctgttacactcggagctacagtccagtacagtagaacagtccagttacaataggagctacagtccagtacaggagaacagtccagttacaataggggctacagtccagtacaggagaacagtccagttacaataggggctacagtccagtacaggagaacagtcctgttacaataggagctacagtccagtacaggagaacagtctgttacaataggagctacagtccagtacaggagaacagtcctgttacaataggagctacagtccagtacaggagaacagtctgttacaataggagctacagtccagtacagtagaccagtcctgttacaataggagctacagtccagtacaggagaacagtctgttacaataggagctacagtccagtacaggagaacagtctgttacaataggagctacagtccagtacaggagaacagtcctgttacaataggagctacagtccagtacaggagaacagtctgttacaataggagctacagtccagtacaggagaacagtccagttacactcggagctacagtccagtacagtagaacagtccagttacaataggagctacagtccagtacaggagaacagtccagttacaataggggctacagtccagtacaggagaacagtccagttacaataggggctacagtccagtacaggagaacagtccagttacaataggagctacagtccagtacaggagaacagtcctgttacaataggagctacagtccagtacagtagaacagtctgttacaataggagctacagtccagtacaggagaacagtcctgttacaataggagctacagtccagtacaggagaacagtctgttacaataggagctacagtccagtacaggagaacagtccagttacaataggagctacagtccagtacagtagaacagtctgttacaataggagctacagtccagtacaggagaccaGTCCAGGACGCGCATGAAGGAAAGATCAGAAAGAAACCCTGAGCAGTAGAAACTCCCGCGGTAAAGTAGAAACTTTACTCACCTGTAAAGTCCTGTCTGCCATGGCAACGAGACGCCCGAACGAGGACGGAAGCGCGGAGGTCGGAGTGCAGCGGTGGGGCTCGCGCTCGCCATGTCCAGCTTTTATGCTTCCGGCGCGAGGCCGTGCTCCGGTGCAGTGACGTCACGCGGGGGGGAGCTCGAGGCGGCTTTCCAGCGCGGAGCCGCGGCGTTCCGGGGCTCGAGCACCCCCACGTCACGGCCGCCGCCGCCCCGGCCCGCGCGAACACCAACGCTCCCGGCAAGCACGCAGTGGAAAAAGCGCGCCGCCCGTGGGGGGAAACACAGCTCCCTTTGTGCACGTGCTGACGGAAAGGCCAAGCGCGAGGGTTCTCCTGTCGGCCCTGAATCACGCGCTAAAGGTCACGCTGACTTGACCCCCGCATCCCCGACACCCGCGCGCGTCCCGTTTCACGGATCTCGGAAAACCCTCCTGCATTATTCAGGACCCGTGTCGTGTCAGAAGTCTATTTTTGTTCTGCTGTTTCCAGCACTGTGTCTCACAGCTGTCCCGTGTCAACATCAGGCAGGTTCGATATTCACTCCATTCATCTCTCCTGATCTCAGGATACCCTCCAGTAGTTCCACTGTGGGGGGCTGCATCATCAAAGATCagggggtggtgggggtgtggagccGACCCCAACcaggggggagggagaggagcagggcgagagagagacacagacgcTGGGGCCACAGCTCCTGTCCCCAGGCTAAGGGAACTCAATCTCTACACTTGCTCACATGGAGGAGACTGACCCAGCTGTTCAGGCAGACCGGAACGGGGCCTTGACAAAGATGCAGAGGCTACCAGTGGAATCTATAGCGAAGCGCATTTGAATtagaaggcacttctttacacagagggtggtgggggtggggaacaagctgcccagccatgttgttgaagccaataccctggcttctctccagacacagctgggtgagatcctccagtcaggacaggagactctgctttacacagagggtggtgggggtggggaacaagctgcccagccctgttgttgaagccgataccctggctcctctccagacacagctgggtgagctcctccagtcaggacaggagactctgctttacacagagggtggtgggggtggggaacaagctgcccagccatgttgttgaagccgattccctggctcctctccagacacagctgggtgagctcctccagtcaggacaggagactctgctttacacagagggtggtgggggtgtggaacaagctgcccagccatgttgttgaagccgataccctggcttctctccagacacagctgggtgagctcctccagtcaggacaggagactctgctttacacagagggtggtgggggtgtggaacaagctgcccagccatgttgttgaagccgataccctggctcctctccagacacagctgggtgagctcctccagtcaggacaggaggctcttctttacacagagggtggtgggggttgggaacaagctgcccagccctgttgttgaagccgataccctgacttctctccagacacagctgggtgagctcctccagtcagaacAGGAGGcctttctttacacagaggggggtgggggtggggaacaaacagcaggatgagatcctaCAGTCAGTTAGGTACGAATGACCAAGCGGGTCAGTGGGGCTGGACGGAGTCCTCTCGTCTGTGACCCCTCTCACTGGGGGGGTGCAGCACCCGGGCCTCGCTCCCGGCCACCCCCAGTAATCCGATCGGTTCGCCCGATCAGCAGCGAGGCGCCCCAGAACTCCAGCCCCGACCCCCGACCCCCGACCCCCGACCCCCATCCCACCAGCTCCCTTAATCACAACACAAGCACCAAACACTCCTTCCGTTTCTCCCAGAAAGCACTGCTTTATTCCTTCCGCTGCCAGCCGGAGCCGGGCCTCTCGGACCCGCGGCGCCGCCTAGATGAAGTGGATCCAGGCCGAGTCCTGCGGGGCCGGGCCCAGGGAGGGAGGCCGCCAGCAGAGGGCGTAGTTGGCGCCGCCGTTGCTGTCCCAGTACTCCTGCCCCCCCACGCGGTAGCAGACGGCAAACTCGAGGCGCGGGGGGGCGCCGCCGGGGccgggggggccggggggggcggggggcaggggcaggcgGAACTGGAAGCGGTCTGTGCTGAGGGAAACtgggagagaaggagagagaggggttaatacagagaacacaggggagacagaggggttaatacagagaaCACACAgcggagacagaggggttaatacaggggagacagaggggagacagaggggttaatacagagaaCACACAgcggagacagaggggttaatacaggggagacagaggggagacagaggggttaatacagagaaCACACAgcggagacagaggggttaatacaggggagacagaggggttaatacaggggagacagaggggttaatacaggcgACACACAgcggagacagaggggttaatacaggggagacagaggggagacagaggggttaatacagagaaCACACAgcggagacagaggggttaatacaggggagacagaggggttaatacaggggagacagaggggttaatacaggcgacacacaggggagacagaggggttaatacaggggagacagaggggttaatacaggcgacacaggggagacagaggggttaatacaggggagacagaggggagacagaggggttaatacaggggagacagaggggagacagaggggttaatacaggcgacacacaggggagacagaggggttaatacaggggagacagaggggttaatacaggcgacacacaggggagacagaggggttaatacaggggagacagaggggttaatacaggcgacacacaggggagacagaggggagacagaggggttaatacaggggagacagaggggagacagaggggttaatacaggcgACACACAgcggagacagaggggttaatacaggggagacagaggggttaatacaggggagacagaggggagacagaggggttaatacaggggagacagaggggagacagaggggttaatacaggcgACACACAgcggagacagaggggttaatacaggggagacagaggggttaatacaggggagacagaggggagacagaggggttaatacaggggagacagaggggttaatacaggggagacagaggggagacagaggggttaatacaggggagacagaggggttaatacagagaaCACACAgcggagacagaggggttaatacaggggagacagaggggttaatacaggggagacagaggggttaatacaggcgacacacaggggagacagaggggttaatacaggggagacagaggggttaatacaggcgacacacaggggagacagaggggttaatacaggggagacagaggggagagagaggggttaatacagggaAGACAgaggggagacagaggggttaatacagagaacacacaggggagacagaggggttaatacaggggagacagaggggagagagaggggttaatacagggaAGACAgaggggagacagaggggttaatacagagaacacacaggggagacagaggggttaatacaggggagacagaggggagacagaggggttaatacaggcgacacacaggggagacagaggggttaatacagagaacacacaggggagacagaggggttaatacagagaacacacaggggagacagaggggttaatacaggcgacacaggggagacagaggggttaatacaggcgacacacaggggagacagaggggttaatacaggcgacacacaggggagacagaggggttaatacagtgaACACGCAGAAGAGAggcagaggggttaatacagatgacacaggggagacagaggggttaatatagaaaacacacaaaggagacagaggggttaatacaggcaatacagaggagacagaggggttaatacagacgaCATATggaggagacagaggggttaatatagaCAACACACAGAGGAGACATAGGGGTTAATACAGGCAATACAAAGGAGACAGAGGAGTTAATACAGAGAACACGCAGAGGAGAggcagaggggttaatacagacgacacacagaggagacacaggggttaatacagagaaCACGCAGAAGAGAggcagaggggttaatacaggcgACACACGGagcagacagaggggttaatacagagaaCACGCAGAAGAGAagcagaggggttaatacaggcgACACGGagcagacagaggggttaatacagagaaCACGCAGAAGAGAagcagaggggttaatacagacgacacacaggggagacacaggggttaatacagagaaCACGCAGAAGAGAggcagaggggttaatacagatgacacaggggagacagaggggttaatacaggcaATACAGAGGAGACGCAGAGGAGAGGCAGAGTGGTTAATACAGACGACATATggaggagacagaggggttaatatagacaacacacagaggagacagaggggttaataaagGTAATACagaggagacagaggggttaatacagacaacacacacagacagcacacagaAGTTACACAAGGAAGACTCACAGTGAGTGATATCAGGAGGCAGGTAGCTGGCAGAGACCTCACTGTAGGAGCTCCAGTGGTCATTAGTGTACCGGACCACAACATCCTTGTGGAAAGACATGTTCTGGACACGCACTGtgccagacagacagacaggctgagGACACACAGACTCCAGACACACTCCCTGAGACCGAACCAGCAGATCAAAATCAGGCCTGGTCACTGGGGCCTGGAACTGCAACACAgcagactgagagagagaggggggttaatacagacacactgactgactggacactccagtacattaacaccgcactgagagagaggggttcatacagacacactgactggacactccagtacattaacactgcactgagagagaggggttcatacagacacactgactgactggacactccagtacattaacactgcactgagagagaggggttcatacagacacactgactgactggacactccagtacattaacactgcactgagagagaggggttcatacagacacactgactggacactccagtacattaacactgcactgagagagaggggttcatacagacacactgactgactggacactccagtactttaacactgcactgagagagaggggttcatacagacacactgactggacactccagtacattaacactgcactgagagagaggggttcatacagacacactgactgactggacactccagtacattaacactgcactgagagagaggggttcatacagacacactgactggacactccagtacattaacactgcaatgagagagaggggttcatacagacacactgactgactggacactccagtacattaacactgcactgagagagaggggttcatacagacacactgactggacactccagtacattaacactgcactgagagagaggggttcatacagacacactgactgactggacactccagtacattaacactgcactgagagagaggggttcatacagacacactgactggacactccagtacattaacactgcaatgagagagaggggttcatacagacacactgactgactggacactccagtacattaacactgcactgagagagaggggttcatacagacacactgactggacactccagtacattaacactgcactgagagagaggggttcatacagacacactgactgactggacactccagtacattaacactgcactgagagagaggggttcatacagacacactgactgactggacactccagtacattaacactgcactgagagagaggggttcatacagacacactgactgactggacactccagtacattaacactgcactgagagagaggggttcatacagacacactgactgactggacactccagtacattaacactgcactgagagagaggggttcatacagacacactgactgactggacactccagtacattaacactgcactgagagagaggggttcatacagacacactgactgactggacactccagtacattaacactgcactgagagagaggggttcatacagacacactgactggacactccagtacattaacactgcactgagagagaggggttcatacagacacactgactgactggacactccagtacattaacactgcactgagagagaggggttcatacagacacactgactgactggacactccagtacattaacactgcactgagagagaggggttcatacagacacactgactgactggacactccagtacattaacactgcactgagagagaggggttcatacagacacactgactggacactccagtacattaacactgcactgagagagaggggttcatacagacacactgactgactggacactccagtacattaacactgcactgagagagaggggttcatacagacacactgactgactggacactccagtacattaacactgcactgagagagaggggttcatacagacacactgactgactggacactccagtacattaacactgcactgagagagaggggttcatacagacacactgactggacaccagagcacattaacactgcactgagagagaggggttcatacagacaccctgactggacactagagCACATTAACACGGTCACCTCTGCCCATGAAGGTGTCTTCCTCTCGGCGTGTGATGAGTTGGGAATGACGTGCATCACCAGGTCAGGAGAGTCGCTCTCAGACTCACTGTCCTGGTCCTGTGAGTCATGTGACTGACTGcaggccgagagcagagacagtATGAGCCCCGGATCGCCTGCTCCTTCCTCCCCCCGCCCgctgctcctctccctcacctGTAGCGGCACACGGTGATGAGCTCCAGGCCCAGCGTGTCGGCGAAGCGCACCCTCTTCCTGGTCTCGGGGCTGTGGCCCCGTCGGGTCGGCTCCCCGGAGGGGTGGGCCGGCACCGAGCGGGCCCGGCGCCGCGGCGACAGCGGGGAGGGCGGGGCCAGGAGGTCGCGACCCCGGCTCCTGTCGGCCAGGCCGGCGGCGCAGGTCAGGGGTCGCGGGATCCTTCCCCGTGGCGCGGTGACACGGAGGTCCGCTGGTCCGTTCATGGCCCGCCGATCCGTGCGTGcggttctgtctgtgtgtgtgtgtgtcctcgaTGCCTCCTGcacggctgtgcgtctcccagtgtctcccgGTCCGTGTCTCCTGTCCTCCTCCGTGCGTGTGAGCCCGggtctctcctctcctgtcaGCCCCAGGGCGGTCCTGCAGTCTgagctctcctctctcctctgttaTCAGCCCCAGGGCAGTCCTGCAGTCTgagctctcctctctcctctctcctctgttaTCAGCCCCAGGGCGGTCCTGCCCTCTGAGCTCTGCACATCTCAGTATTGACGAGGTGTTTACCAGCACAGTGCGGCTCCCTGCCCCTCCTAtactgcctgtgtctctgatcttcctctcctctctcctctctccctgtctctctgatccttctctcctttctcctctctccctgtgtctctccctgtctctctctcttcctctccttctcaattcaattcaattcaaggtgctttattagcatgaccgatgggtacaatcagtgttgccaaagcaaataaaaataataaaattaacatagaacaaaacaaaaaatagaagtaaaataaaatctacagacatgttacagacatttacaacaaagacatattatataatattgacatactgtaggcagctggagcattattgggagacggactcactgttcctcaggctgtgacaggagatcacatactgggctgccagatcaactgagttccctcctccctctcccagtaggattgggacctgttgtggttttggcaggtgtgggaactctgggattagatttctgaatttcgggaagaatgtttctctaatcccagagtatctgtcacagtgcagtaggaagtgcacctctgtctctatttctccctgctggcagtgggagcacagcctgtcctctctgggcagccaggtctgcctgtgtcgcccagtttctatggccaggttgtggtcactgagcctgtacttcgtcagggtctgtttctgtttgttattttttattttggtcaaatattcagctagtgtgtattgtctgtttaaggttctgtagcattccagtttatgttgtgtttgtgtgtgtatgtcccagtgtgtgagatattgctgtttgatctgtgctgtgatgtggttgagtctgggttgtggtgctctagcagtgctgtcctgaggctggttagtgttggtgtggctcaggtcggtgagcctcaggaccagctggctcagggggctctgttttgggctcagctcttggctcagcagggctttgtggtggtaggaattttggtcgctgttttttaggtgtagccaatactttaatattcttttctgtatgtttatcaatagtgggtactggcctaattcggccctgcacccgttgttaggagtttttctctgcacacggaggatgattctacagatctccatgtgcagagtttctgtggggtgtttgtcccattgggtgtaatcctggtctgtgaggggaccccaaacttcactgccgtatagggcaatgggttggattacactttcaaatatttggagccagattcttgttggtgggttgatgttgaagagcctccttcttattgcgtagaaagccctgagtgccttctccctcagtgccttcactgccaggtcaaaactcccggaagagctgatggtgagaccgagatatgtgtagctggatgtgtgctccaatgtgttcttgttcagtgtgaatttgtacctgtttccctgaggtctggctttcttctggaaaaccataactctggtcttgtccagattgactgtcagtgcccaggtctgacagtactgctccagcagtgccaggttctgctgcagcccctgttctgtgggcgacagcaggaccaggtcatctgcgtagagcaggaacttgatttctgtgtcgtgtagtgtaagaccaggagctgcagactgctccaacattcctgctaattcattgatatagatattgaacagtgttgggctcaggctgcagccctgtctcaccccgcggccttgggtgaagaatttagtccttttgtttccaattttcactgcacatttgctctctgaatacattgatttaatgatgtcgtacactttgccccttatgccactttggagtagtttataaaacaatctctcatgccaaatcgagtcaaatgcttttttgaaatcgacaaagcaggcaaaaatttttcctttgtgtttttggtggacgtgtttgtctatcagtgtgtgtagggtgtaaatgtgatcagatgtgcggtgatctggcaagaagccaatctgacttttactcaggacattgtgttcggtaaggaaggccagtattcgtgtatttaggatactgcagaataccttccccaggttactgttcacacagatgccccggtagttgttgggatcgagtttatctccactcttatagatgggcgtgatcagtccttggttccaggcctcggggaaacatccggctgtcatgatgagattgaggagtttgagcagggcttgttgcaactttgggctgcttctctctctctgtgtttctgatgtctctctccctctgtctcctctctccctgtctctccctctccctgtccttCCCTCGCCCTGTGCTTCTCCCTCATTAATAAGTAATTGCAGATAAGTACacttaaaaagttaaaagcTTTCCCGAGACAAAGATCTTTCCCCTCCTGTGTCACtcagtccaggggtctccagtccagtcagtctggGGAtctctggtcctggagagcaaagggtggagggggtggggaacaggcactttacacagagggtggtgggggtggggaataAGCttcccagccctgttgttgaagccgagaCCCTgacttctctccagacacagctgggtaagctcctccagtcaggacaggaggctcctctttacacagagggtggtgggggtggggaacaagctgcccagccctgttgttgaagccgataccctggcttctctccagacacagctgggtgagctcctccagtcaggacaggaggctcctctttacacagagggtggtgggggtggggaacaagctgcccagccctgttgttgaagccgataccctggcttctctccagacacagctgggtgagctcctccagtcaggacaggaggctcctctttacacagagggtggtgggggtggggaacaagctgcccagccctgttgttgaagccgataccctggcttctctccagacacagctgggtgagctcctccagtcaggacaggagactatgctttacacagaggggggtgggggtggggaacaagctgcccagccctgttgttgaagccgatacccagacttctctccagacacagctgggtgagctctcTGAATTAATGAGCGGCTGATCGCTGATTGGGGTGTTTGCCTCCTCATTTGTAACtgagggcggagcggtggctctgtgtctCAGGAGCTGTGCCTGTGGccgggaggttgccggttcgaatcccgcggctggcagggACAGTAAAGAGATCTTATGTTAAAGGCAACGGCGCAACAACGGAAGTGAAGTCTCCGAAGCGGACCTGACCAGACTGCGGCGCAGTGTAAAAACCTCACCATTTGTACACTTCAATAACGTGTCACAAACAGATCGTGCGATCAGTATCACCAGTGACCTGCCAGCGCGCAGCCACCAGAGGCCGCTCGTGCTTATCTTCACTGGCCATAAAGAACATAATATACGTTCCCCCCAGAACTCCTTTTCACCGCTGGCGACAGGTTAAAGCGGCATAAAACATAACCGCCGTGCGGCACCTACACAGCAGCTGAGGACGTGACGCGACAGAGCCTCTCGCGTGGGTTTGTGGACAAGGACTGGTCACGCTCTCGGTGGAAATAAACTCCGGTGCCCGAGTGCTTCCCGGAGTACGATTACGGGATTGGAGCGGTTCAGGTTTGGCTTCCCCGGCTGGAACCGTGCTGTGCTGGATCTCCGGGACGTGGCAGTAAATGCCAACGCGGTCTCAGGCGACTCCTGTGCTTAAATCTGCTTTGCATCGTAAAGGATTAAATTTCCGTTGGCGCGTTAATCCCGTGTCCCGTGGTTTCGGTGGTTTACGGTAGTGGGCGAGCTCGAGTCAGCGGGATCGGAGCTGCGTGGACCGGACGCCCGTGTACCTGCTGTCGGACCTCCAGGGTGACTCTTCGTGGGTAAGAAGAAGGGGCGGGTTATTCGCGTGTTATTTCGCGTGTCGAGCGGCTGAGGCGAGGTCCACACAGACGGGCGGAAGGTGGGGGGGCGCACTGCGCGTGGCCCCCGGGCGCCAGGGCCGC contains:
- the LOC138238372 gene encoding protein phosphatase 1 regulatory subunit 3E-like, whose translation is MNGPADLRVTAPRGRIPRPLTCAAGLADRSRGRDLLAPPSPLSPRRRARSVPAHPSGEPTRRGHSPETRKRVRFADTLGLELITVCRYSQSHDSQDQDSESESDSPDLVMHVIPNSSHAERKTPSWAESAVLQFQAPVTRPDFDLLVRSQGVCLESVCPQPVCLSGTVRVQNMSFHKDVVVRYTNDHWSSYSEVSASYLPPDITHFSLSTDRFQFRLPLPPAPPGPPGPGGAPPRLEFAVCYRVGGQEYWDSNGGANYALCWRPPSLGPAPQDSAWIHFI